One genomic segment of Vibrio agarivorans includes these proteins:
- the vxrA gene encoding sensor histidine kinase VxrA gives MLRTITLIIASVVSFNAFSNSLPERLEEFTAMFDLSQTAASYDIRIIQSEFPNRLIDPDYMLPQTSSYPLKDIQKLYRLSESCRGPLPLSPLVTEPLVFVRALCKGNQLSERWFARSSLIHPGGGSYAFRYSKEYPEYYLQLERYMHIKERPLAHPDTLLGRIQAMNHTVVHALIRGASMMVEEDELWLKKGDIYYVFEPALWKANAEKVGLTHKVTDGRGECLVQRGNICWEQKDHSDILRGVMIGLGIANILLVLGWLYYRWDSKRKEMRSRMLILQILTHELRTPIASLSLTVEGFRREFENLPESVYDEFRRLCQDSRRLRQLAEASKDYLQSDYQPLATEWVPSVEEWLTYKLEEEFSQPIELTLNQDVAAKLNVYWLGSCIDNLIRNALKYGVAPVRLDVESTDLGLTIRVIDQGQLSSKDWSHVRKPFVSQAGLGLGLTIVESMVARMGGSMKLIGPPTTFILEIPCETDTASR, from the coding sequence CTGTTACGAACTATTACCTTAATTATCGCTAGCGTTGTTAGCTTCAACGCGTTCTCTAACTCGCTACCAGAGCGATTAGAAGAGTTTACTGCGATGTTCGACCTCAGCCAAACTGCTGCTTCTTATGACATTCGAATCATTCAAAGTGAATTTCCTAATCGTTTGATTGATCCGGATTATATGTTGCCCCAAACATCCTCATATCCGTTAAAAGACATTCAAAAGCTTTACCGACTCTCTGAGTCTTGCCGCGGGCCTTTACCATTAAGCCCGCTCGTTACAGAACCGTTAGTCTTTGTTCGTGCATTGTGTAAAGGCAATCAGCTGAGTGAACGCTGGTTTGCACGCTCTAGCTTGATTCACCCTGGTGGTGGCAGCTACGCATTTCGTTACTCTAAAGAGTACCCAGAGTATTACTTACAGCTAGAACGTTATATGCATATCAAAGAGCGTCCACTCGCGCATCCAGATACGCTCCTTGGTCGCATCCAAGCCATGAATCATACAGTGGTTCACGCGTTAATTCGTGGTGCCTCTATGATGGTGGAAGAAGATGAACTTTGGCTAAAAAAAGGGGACATTTATTATGTCTTTGAGCCAGCACTCTGGAAGGCAAATGCTGAAAAGGTGGGACTAACCCATAAAGTGACTGATGGTCGCGGCGAGTGCTTAGTTCAGCGCGGTAACATCTGTTGGGAGCAAAAAGACCATAGCGATATCTTACGTGGAGTCATGATTGGCCTTGGTATCGCTAACATCCTCCTGGTACTAGGGTGGTTATATTACCGTTGGGACAGTAAGCGGAAAGAGATGCGCAGTCGCATGCTTATTTTGCAAATCCTAACACATGAACTAAGAACACCAATCGCAAGCCTTTCACTGACAGTAGAGGGCTTTAGACGTGAATTTGAGAACTTACCTGAGTCGGTCTATGATGAGTTTCGCCGCTTATGCCAAGACTCTCGACGCTTACGCCAACTTGCCGAGGCGAGTAAAGATTATCTGCAATCAGACTATCAACCGCTGGCGACAGAGTGGGTGCCTTCTGTCGAAGAGTGGTTGACGTACAAGCTCGAAGAGGAGTTCTCACAACCTATTGAACTTACGCTCAACCAAGACGTAGCTGCTAAACTGAACGTATATTGGCTTGGAAGCTGTATTGATAATTTGATACGCAACGCACTGAAGTATGGTGTGGCGCCTGTTAGGCTAGATGTAGAGTCGACCGATTTGGGGCTCACCATCCGAGTGATTGACCAAGGTCAACTCTCTAGCAAAGACTGGAGCCATGTCAGAAAACCGTTTGTTAGCCAGGCAGGTCTTGGCTTGGGGCTGACAATTGTTGAGTCCATGGTGGCTAGAATGGGCGGTTCTATGAAGCTAATCGGTCCACCGACGACATTTATACTGGAGATACCTTGTGAAACAGACACTGCTTCTCGTTGA
- a CDS encoding late competence development ComFB family protein gives MKISVDVHNYMETLVGKAFVQMELDQRFNDDQLADIACIALGQLKPLYIRHDIDFLSALAEERLLALTTSTQVAINNAIEFIINDRRLERDASDLPVQYVSRYADDEQELEWFEKPIWSQAKVKA, from the coding sequence ATGAAAATCAGTGTTGATGTACATAACTATATGGAAACCTTGGTTGGGAAAGCGTTTGTTCAAATGGAGTTAGACCAACGATTTAATGACGACCAGCTGGCTGACATCGCTTGTATCGCATTAGGTCAGCTCAAGCCACTCTACATTCGCCATGATATCGATTTTTTGTCTGCACTAGCAGAAGAGCGCTTGCTTGCTTTAACTACGAGTACACAAGTGGCGATTAATAACGCAATCGAGTTCATTATCAATGATCGCCGTCTAGAAAGAGACGCTTCAGATCTACCTGTGCAATACGTTTCGCGTTATGCTGATGACGAACAAGAACTCGAATGGTTTGAAAAACCGATATGGTCTCAAGCCAAAGTAAAAGCGTAG
- the vxrB gene encoding response regulator transcription factor VxrB — protein sequence MKQTLLLVEDDKNLADGLLVSLEQAGYDCLHSETIADVAPLWEQADLVILDRQLPDGDSISMLPEWKQIKNVPVIALTALVTVKDKVTGLDAGADDYLTKPFAEAELFARIRAQLRAPDSSGQDDSIVTTECLSIDKNTREVTYKNELITLTRTEFDLLLFLASNIGRVFTRDELLDHVWGYNHFPTTRTVDTHVLQLRQKLPGLEIETLRGVGYKLKA from the coding sequence GTGAAACAGACACTGCTTCTCGTTGAAGATGATAAAAACCTAGCTGACGGTCTTTTAGTTAGCCTAGAGCAGGCGGGGTATGATTGCCTTCACTCTGAAACGATCGCAGACGTTGCCCCTTTGTGGGAGCAAGCCGATCTGGTTATCCTTGACCGTCAATTACCTGATGGTGATTCTATCTCGATGCTTCCGGAGTGGAAGCAGATAAAGAATGTTCCTGTCATTGCCCTTACGGCACTAGTGACAGTGAAAGATAAAGTAACGGGCCTTGATGCTGGTGCTGATGACTATCTGACGAAACCTTTTGCCGAAGCCGAGTTATTTGCTCGTATTCGCGCTCAGCTGCGTGCTCCAGACTCTTCGGGTCAAGACGACAGCATCGTCACCACTGAATGCTTGAGCATCGATAAAAACACCCGTGAAGTGACGTACAAAAACGAACTGATTACCTTAACTCGTACCGAATTTGATCTTCTGTTGTTCTTGGCAAGCAATATCGGCCGAGTGTTCACTCGTGATGAACTTCTTGACCATGTTTGGGGTTATAACCATTTCCCAACAACACGAACCGTTGATACCCACGTCCTGCAGCTTCGACAAAAGCTACCTGGCTTGGAAATAGAGACGCTTCGCGGCGTAGGGTACAAGCTAAAAGCATGA
- a CDS encoding DUF2861 family protein, translating to MIRPLILIGALATAPISQANNWFEETTPLSQAHQHLLKGSLPEMYAVMVEVLQRNQSPATKEHINDLLVQSFDTDCGQSLQNDPLPNWLRNVSIKRTSIQSPGRESYRLFVDVASTQPLKDISLERWINSNIAADTVFNEINDKKQRSSQTVDYRKTYNLNSRLPMGLYHLNVLTKDNQSYSTWVIIEEYKAKQIVRWSAKDQWSIEKNELLNKFCPLPKLSVRVYNYQEEQYKEIWGRTYQANYPTKLDKMSIPPDRYVLSVALDSQRWQGPIMIEQSQIITKTYDVSGDEEQIEEE from the coding sequence ATGATCCGACCGCTGATTTTGATAGGGGCGCTAGCAACCGCGCCCATTTCACAAGCAAATAACTGGTTTGAAGAAACGACTCCGCTAAGTCAGGCACACCAACACCTACTCAAAGGCTCGCTTCCAGAGATGTACGCCGTCATGGTTGAGGTGTTACAGCGTAACCAGAGCCCGGCCACTAAAGAGCATATTAATGACCTCTTAGTTCAATCGTTTGATACAGACTGTGGCCAATCACTGCAAAACGACCCATTACCTAACTGGTTACGTAACGTTTCTATAAAACGTACCAGTATTCAAAGCCCGGGCCGAGAGTCTTATCGCTTGTTTGTGGATGTAGCATCCACTCAACCGTTGAAAGATATTTCACTCGAACGATGGATTAACTCAAACATTGCGGCCGATACCGTGTTCAATGAGATTAATGACAAAAAACAGCGCAGCTCACAAACCGTTGATTATCGAAAAACATACAACCTAAACAGCCGCTTACCAATGGGGCTCTACCACCTAAATGTGCTGACCAAAGACAATCAAAGCTATTCAACATGGGTCATCATCGAAGAATACAAAGCGAAACAGATCGTACGTTGGTCAGCCAAAGATCAATGGAGTATTGAAAAGAACGAACTACTTAATAAATTTTGCCCATTGCCAAAGCTTTCAGTGCGTGTCTACAACTATCAAGAAGAACAATATAAAGAGATTTGGGGGCGAACTTACCAAGCAAATTATCCAACCAAACTGGATAAAATGAGTATCCCACCTGATCGCTACGTACTCTCAGTAGCGTTAGATAGCCAGCGCTGGCAAGGTCCGATAATGATTGAACAATCTCAGATTATCACCAAAACCTATGACGTTTCTGGCGATGAGGAGCAAATTGAAGAAGAGTAG
- the parM gene encoding plasmid segregation protein ParM domain-containing protein, translated as MTMRKLKIAVDDGSTNVKVAWLQDGEIKTIVSPNSFRKNWKSAALRKDKKIFNYSIGETKYTYDATSDKALETTHVDYQYDDLNLLAVHHALLQTDIKPQAVTLVVTLPITEYYNPEDCQKNEINIERKRQHLMRDITLNKGETFEIVDVEVMPESLPAVLSTLVNSNCNEFTRSLVIDIGGTTLDMGVVVGEFDDVSAIYGNNEIGVSMVTDSARKALSFADSDSSYLVANELIKRRNDDQFICDVVNDESKIGTVKEKIEAKIEELGAQVANEAKKFAKNPNRVYVVGGGAPLIYPALKSAYETLGERVVLVEQAQAALAEELCLYFADEDQPLDAADVVNG; from the coding sequence ATGACTATGCGTAAATTGAAGATTGCCGTTGATGATGGTTCGACCAATGTCAAAGTGGCATGGCTTCAGGATGGTGAAATAAAAACCATTGTGTCACCAAACTCATTTCGTAAAAACTGGAAAAGCGCTGCACTGCGTAAAGACAAAAAGATCTTTAACTACAGTATTGGTGAAACAAAATACACTTACGATGCGACATCAGATAAGGCGCTTGAAACCACGCATGTTGATTACCAGTATGACGATCTCAACTTATTAGCCGTGCATCATGCGCTTCTACAAACAGACATTAAACCGCAGGCAGTCACATTAGTCGTCACGTTGCCGATTACCGAATACTACAACCCGGAGGACTGTCAAAAGAACGAAATCAACATCGAACGTAAGCGTCAGCACTTAATGCGTGATATTACCCTGAACAAGGGTGAGACGTTCGAGATTGTTGATGTAGAAGTCATGCCAGAGAGCTTGCCGGCAGTGTTGTCCACACTTGTAAACTCAAACTGCAATGAGTTTACTCGTTCTTTGGTCATCGATATTGGTGGCACAACCCTTGATATGGGAGTTGTTGTCGGCGAGTTTGATGATGTTTCTGCTATTTATGGAAACAATGAAATTGGCGTATCCATGGTCACTGACTCAGCGCGTAAAGCTTTATCCTTTGCAGACAGTGACTCAAGTTATCTTGTAGCAAATGAGCTGATTAAACGTCGTAACGATGATCAGTTTATCTGTGATGTCGTCAATGACGAAAGCAAAATTGGCACCGTAAAAGAGAAAATCGAGGCTAAAATTGAAGAGCTCGGTGCACAAGTTGCCAACGAAGCTAAGAAGTTTGCCAAAAACCCTAACCGTGTTTACGTTGTCGGTGGCGGTGCGCCGTTGATCTACCCTGCACTGAAAAGTGCTTACGAAACACTAGGTGAACGCGTTGTATTAGTAGAGCAAGCGCAAGCTGCTTTGGCTGAAGAGCTTTGCCTATACTTTGCTGATGAAGACCAGCCATTGGACGCGGCAGATGTAGTCAATGGATAG
- the yciH gene encoding stress response translation initiation inhibitor YciH, translating to MTLVYSTETGRIKPEEKKVERPKGDGVVRIQRETKGRKGKGVCIVTGLDLDDAPLKLLAAELKKVCGCGGAIKDGNIEIQGDNRDKIKAHLEKKGMKVKLAGG from the coding sequence ATGACTCTAGTGTATTCAACGGAAACTGGCCGTATTAAACCAGAAGAAAAAAAAGTAGAGCGTCCTAAAGGTGATGGCGTTGTAAGAATTCAACGAGAAACAAAAGGCCGTAAAGGCAAAGGCGTGTGCATCGTAACAGGCTTAGACCTTGATGATGCGCCACTCAAGCTTCTAGCTGCAGAGCTTAAAAAAGTGTGTGGCTGTGGTGGCGCAATTAAAGATGGCAACATTGAAATCCAGGGCGACAACCGCGACAAGATTAAAGCTCACCTTGAAAAGAAAGGCATGAAAGTTAAATTAGCCGGCGGTTAA
- a CDS encoding HlyU family transcriptional regulator translates to MGFFSRLFGGKSSSEEPVAVEAFEYKGFNIYQEPVKESGQYRIAGRITKDFDGEIKEHRFIRSDVVASKDDANELMLNKAKMFIDQMGDNIFS, encoded by the coding sequence GTGGGATTTTTTTCTCGTTTGTTTGGCGGCAAGTCTTCGTCTGAAGAGCCTGTTGCTGTAGAAGCCTTTGAATATAAGGGATTCAACATTTATCAAGAGCCAGTGAAAGAAAGTGGTCAATACCGTATCGCAGGTCGTATTACCAAAGATTTTGACGGCGAAATCAAAGAGCATCGTTTCATCCGTTCAGACGTTGTCGCAAGCAAAGATGACGCTAATGAGTTGATGCTGAACAAAGCAAAAATGTTCATCGATCAAATGGGCGATAACATTTTTAGCTAG
- a CDS encoding DUF3319 domain-containing protein yields MALNNYRGFNLKLVSREKDQWQVQIKNRVLNGSLTGIRKSVDWFCETASIIEPSEFASFESKRQAGKGMIENFHGFKIQNDTGEPNAWYCMFNGRLLKGGKSAIQKHIETTMLALKKQQAALQTKK; encoded by the coding sequence ATGGCGTTGAACAATTATAGAGGCTTTAACCTTAAGCTTGTAAGTCGTGAAAAAGACCAGTGGCAGGTTCAAATTAAGAATCGAGTTTTAAATGGTAGCTTAACGGGTATAAGAAAGAGTGTTGATTGGTTTTGCGAAACGGCTTCAATCATTGAACCTTCAGAGTTTGCTTCGTTTGAATCCAAGCGTCAAGCAGGCAAAGGCATGATTGAAAACTTTCACGGGTTCAAAATTCAAAACGACACGGGTGAACCTAACGCGTGGTATTGCATGTTTAACGGCCGCTTATTAAAAGGTGGCAAATCTGCAATCCAAAAACATATTGAAACGACAATGCTGGCGCTGAAGAAACAGCAAGCTGCACTGCAAACAAAGAAATAG
- a CDS encoding conjugal transfer protein TraF encodes MKTSTLRLLPISLLIASATTSAGNFAIDARGDAMGGVGVVSGDFLTAPFYNPALTAIYRRNDNVGMLLPSVGITYNDQHNMLDDIDRAASALKNNDLTEAGIVAQDLKDDNASVTIGAAAAFAIPNRYVSMNAYAKLYTESFAEAFVPDRANSLVQLRDTEIKGAALGVAEGGLSIAKYMTILGHHWSFGATPKLQRIYTYSYSASVEDFSFSDIRDDGSAENQFNFDLGALWFYGPLRVGVTGKNMISNDYTTSDGAFTYKMRPQYTLGTGLIADFWQVSVDYDLNEAEKFDAVNDNTQMVRLGAEVDLMRQFKFRGGYYKNLASSEDEGTLTAGLGISPLNITQMDIGVSYTNENAMGVYLNFLSSY; translated from the coding sequence ATGAAAACGTCAACACTGCGCCTACTTCCCATCTCATTATTGATTGCGTCTGCAACAACCTCTGCGGGGAACTTCGCTATTGATGCGAGAGGCGACGCCATGGGCGGCGTGGGTGTTGTTTCGGGTGATTTTCTAACGGCACCATTTTATAACCCTGCTTTAACCGCCATCTATCGACGAAATGATAACGTGGGCATGTTGCTTCCTAGTGTTGGCATTACCTACAACGACCAACACAACATGCTTGACGATATAGATCGAGCCGCTTCCGCACTTAAAAACAACGACCTGACGGAAGCAGGAATCGTAGCGCAAGATCTAAAAGACGATAACGCGAGTGTCACGATTGGCGCGGCTGCCGCGTTTGCGATCCCAAATCGTTACGTTTCAATGAATGCCTACGCAAAACTATACACAGAAAGCTTTGCTGAAGCCTTTGTTCCTGATCGCGCAAATAGTTTGGTGCAACTAAGGGACACCGAAATCAAAGGTGCGGCTCTTGGCGTTGCTGAAGGTGGTTTGTCAATTGCAAAATACATGACCATTCTTGGACATCACTGGTCATTTGGCGCAACACCAAAGCTGCAGCGAATCTATACGTACAGCTATAGCGCTTCAGTGGAAGACTTTAGTTTCTCCGATATAAGAGACGATGGCTCTGCAGAAAACCAGTTCAACTTTGACTTAGGCGCACTTTGGTTTTATGGACCACTGCGTGTAGGTGTGACTGGAAAGAATATGATTTCAAACGACTACACCACTAGCGATGGTGCATTTACTTATAAAATGCGCCCACAATACACGCTTGGAACAGGATTGATCGCTGATTTTTGGCAAGTAAGCGTAGACTATGATCTCAATGAAGCGGAAAAATTTGATGCGGTAAACGACAACACGCAAATGGTTCGTTTGGGTGCGGAAGTCGATCTTATGCGTCAATTTAAGTTTCGTGGTGGTTATTACAAAAACTTAGCTTCCAGTGAAGATGAGGGCACTTTGACTGCGGGTCTTGGTATTTCGCCTTTAAACATCACACAAATGGACATCGGTGTGAGTTATACAAACGAAAATGCAATGGGTGTTTACCTAAACTTTTTGAGCTCGTACTAG
- a CDS encoding YoaH family protein, which produces MFDQLPPLSHEDQQKAVEKIQKLMEQGISTAQAIKIVADEIRQEFENSKGE; this is translated from the coding sequence ATGTTTGATCAATTACCTCCATTAAGTCACGAAGACCAACAGAAAGCAGTCGAGAAAATCCAAAAGCTCATGGAGCAGGGGATTAGTACTGCACAGGCGATTAAAATCGTTGCTGATGAAATTCGTCAAGAGTTTGAAAATAGCAAAGGCGAGTAA
- the pntB gene encoding Re/Si-specific NAD(P)(+) transhydrogenase subunit beta, translating into MSAGLVQAAYLVAAICFIWSLKGLSNQESARQGNYFGIAGMAIALIATIFSPDAQGFGWIIVAMVIGGAIGIFYARKVEMTEMPELVAILHSFVGMAAVLVGYNSYIEPPAPISLDLAEQHAEHVIHLVEVFLGVFIGAVTFTGSVVAFGKLRGVISSSPLNLPHKHKMNLAAIVVSTLLMIYFVKADGSMFALLVMTAIALVFGYHLVASIGGADMPVVVSMLNSYSGWAAAAAGFMLANDLLIVTGALVGSSGAILSYIMCKAMNRSFVSVIAGGFGQEVQVSSDVEYGEHTEITAEEVAEMLKDSKSVIITPGYGMAVAQAQYPVHEITEKLRAKGVDVRFGIHPVAGRLPGHMNVLLAEAKVPYDIVLEMDELNDDFPETDTVLVIGANDTVNPAALEDPNSPIAGMPVLEVWNAKNVIVFKRSMNTGYAGVQNPLFFKENTSMLFGDAKDSVDAISKAI; encoded by the coding sequence ATGTCTGCAGGACTAGTACAAGCGGCATATTTAGTTGCCGCGATATGTTTCATTTGGAGTTTGAAGGGACTTTCAAACCAGGAATCAGCACGCCAAGGTAACTACTTCGGCATTGCAGGTATGGCGATCGCATTGATCGCAACGATCTTTAGCCCTGATGCACAAGGCTTTGGGTGGATCATCGTCGCAATGGTGATCGGTGGTGCGATCGGTATCTTCTATGCGCGTAAAGTTGAAATGACTGAAATGCCAGAGTTGGTCGCGATTCTTCACAGCTTTGTTGGTATGGCCGCGGTTTTGGTGGGTTACAACAGCTACATCGAGCCACCAGCGCCAATTTCACTTGATTTAGCGGAACAACACGCTGAGCACGTGATCCACTTAGTTGAGGTTTTCCTTGGCGTATTCATTGGTGCAGTCACATTCACAGGTTCAGTCGTTGCGTTTGGTAAGTTACGTGGTGTGATCTCTTCATCACCATTAAACCTGCCACATAAACACAAAATGAACCTTGCTGCGATCGTTGTTTCAACGCTTCTAATGATCTACTTCGTTAAAGCAGATGGTAGCATGTTTGCGCTATTGGTAATGACCGCGATTGCACTGGTATTCGGCTACCACTTGGTTGCGTCTATTGGCGGTGCTGATATGCCAGTCGTAGTGTCTATGCTGAACTCGTATTCAGGTTGGGCGGCTGCCGCAGCAGGCTTTATGCTTGCTAACGACCTACTGATCGTAACCGGTGCGCTGGTTGGTTCATCAGGTGCGATTCTGTCTTACATCATGTGTAAAGCCATGAACCGTTCTTTTGTCAGTGTTATCGCGGGTGGCTTTGGTCAAGAAGTCCAAGTGTCTTCAGACGTTGAGTATGGTGAGCACACTGAGATTACAGCAGAAGAAGTTGCTGAAATGTTGAAAGACTCGAAGTCGGTTATCATCACTCCAGGGTATGGTATGGCGGTTGCACAAGCGCAATACCCAGTACATGAAATCACTGAAAAGCTGCGTGCAAAAGGGGTTGATGTTCGCTTCGGTATTCACCCAGTAGCGGGGCGTCTGCCAGGTCATATGAACGTGCTGCTTGCTGAGGCAAAAGTGCCATACGATATCGTGTTGGAAATGGATGAGCTAAACGATGACTTCCCTGAAACGGATACTGTTTTGGTTATCGGTGCAAATGACACCGTAAACCCAGCAGCGTTGGAAGATCCAAACAGCCCAATCGCTGGCATGCCGGTACTTGAAGTTTGGAATGCGAAAAACGTTATCGTATTCAAGCGTTCTATGAACACGGGCTACGCAGGGGTGCAAAACCCACTGTTCTTTAAAGAGAACACATCAATGCTATTTGGTGATGCGAAAGACAGTGTAGACGCTATTTCTAAAGCGATTTAA
- a CDS encoding Re/Si-specific NAD(P)(+) transhydrogenase subunit alpha — protein sequence MQIGVPRETLAGESRVAASPKSVEQLIKLGFDVVVESGAGVLASFEDSAFEASGASISSKENVWNSEIILKVNAPIVDAERDIDEFSQLNEGATLISFIWPAQNPELMEQLASKNINVLAMDSVPRISRAQALDALSSMANIAGYRAVVEAAHEFGRFFTGQITAAGKVPPAKVFVAGAGVAGLAAIGAAGSLGAIVRAFDVRPEVAEQVESMGAEFLTLDYQENSGSGDGYAKEMSDEFNKKAAELYAEQAKDVDIIITTALIPGKPAPKLVTKEMVDSMKAGSVIVDLAAANGGNCEYTVADQVITTENGVKIIGYTDMVGRLPTQSSQLYATNLVNLLKLLCKEKDGNINIDFEDVVQRGVTVVKEGEITWPAPPIQVSAQPEVKAEPVQPKAEAKTEEPTSPVKKLVAIGAGLAAFGWIASVAPAAFLTHFTVFVLACIIGYYVVWNVTHALHTPLMSVTNAISGIIIVGALLQIGQGNGVVSFLAFIAVLIASINIFGGFTVTKRMLEMFRKDQ from the coding sequence ATGCAGATAGGTGTACCTAGAGAAACACTCGCGGGCGAGTCGCGAGTCGCTGCTTCACCTAAGTCGGTGGAACAGTTGATCAAACTAGGCTTTGATGTCGTGGTAGAGTCTGGAGCAGGTGTGTTAGCCAGCTTTGAAGATTCGGCATTTGAAGCGTCAGGCGCTAGCATCTCTTCTAAAGAGAATGTCTGGAACTCGGAGATCATTCTCAAAGTCAACGCTCCAATCGTTGATGCTGAGCGAGATATTGATGAATTTTCTCAACTTAATGAGGGAGCGACCCTCATCAGTTTTATTTGGCCGGCACAAAACCCAGAGTTAATGGAACAACTTGCGAGCAAGAACATTAACGTATTGGCAATGGATTCAGTGCCTCGTATCTCCCGTGCTCAAGCGCTCGACGCGCTCTCTTCAATGGCTAACATAGCAGGTTATCGCGCTGTTGTTGAAGCCGCGCACGAGTTTGGTCGCTTCTTCACTGGTCAAATAACCGCTGCTGGTAAAGTACCACCCGCAAAAGTGTTCGTTGCTGGTGCGGGTGTCGCAGGCCTCGCCGCCATTGGTGCCGCTGGTAGCCTCGGTGCTATCGTTCGAGCTTTTGATGTTCGCCCAGAAGTGGCCGAGCAAGTGGAGTCGATGGGCGCTGAGTTTCTTACGCTAGACTACCAAGAAAATTCAGGTTCTGGTGACGGCTACGCTAAAGAGATGTCTGACGAGTTCAATAAGAAAGCAGCTGAGCTTTACGCTGAACAAGCGAAAGATGTCGACATCATCATTACTACTGCACTGATACCGGGTAAACCAGCTCCAAAGCTTGTCACCAAAGAGATGGTCGATAGTATGAAAGCGGGTAGTGTTATTGTCGATCTCGCTGCTGCAAACGGCGGTAACTGTGAGTACACCGTTGCTGACCAGGTGATAACCACTGAAAACGGCGTCAAAATCATCGGTTACACCGATATGGTTGGACGACTACCAACTCAATCTTCACAGCTCTATGCAACGAACTTGGTTAACCTACTTAAACTATTGTGCAAAGAGAAAGATGGCAACATCAATATCGACTTTGAAGACGTTGTACAACGTGGCGTGACAGTGGTTAAAGAAGGTGAAATCACCTGGCCAGCGCCACCAATTCAAGTATCAGCGCAACCAGAAGTAAAAGCAGAACCTGTACAGCCAAAAGCCGAAGCGAAAACTGAAGAACCAACATCCCCAGTCAAAAAACTGGTCGCTATTGGTGCAGGTTTAGCGGCATTCGGTTGGATTGCTTCCGTAGCACCAGCTGCTTTCCTTACCCATTTCACGGTCTTTGTTCTTGCGTGCATCATCGGTTACTACGTGGTTTGGAATGTGACTCACGCACTACATACTCCACTGATGTCAGTAACCAACGCCATATCAGGCATCATCATTGTTGGTGCGCTGCTACAAATCGGGCAGGGGAATGGTGTCGTGTCTTTCTTAGCCTTTATCGCGGTTCTTATCGCCAGTATCAACATCTTCGGTGGCTTCACCGTGACCAAGCGTATGCTTGAGATGTTCCGTAAAGATCAATAA